From one Montipora capricornis isolate CH-2021 chromosome 10, ASM3666992v2, whole genome shotgun sequence genomic stretch:
- the LOC138018543 gene encoding U4/U6 small nuclear ribonucleoprotein Prp3-like: MAVSRRELEELKPWVEETVKRRLGFSEKSVVNAALYCVTNNLDRSSSREKMTSLLDDLAPQFVTDLFEKLSELKRSKNFNSGKSSLSKKRTLEDVFGDDNQDDRGESSHLKSKRKQSRFDALMDDNIPLPPAMPETSDRPTPMSSNQISEMVASMKKQIEERKKQLNVMRQVQTTIPTAQPVQLTPQPVPSLVQQQELMNEAIEKAKRAAELQAKIQAQLANKPNLFSNTNLSSAGANLIKSGLISLTAVKEDTLHPKALILDQSGRTVDSTGRAVQLASRMPTLKANIRAKKAEQFKIEKPTEDLNESKYFDPRVGIKSAQRNKRGFKFHERGKFQQIAQRIRAKTQLDKLQKEIAAVAKKTGISSATKLALITPKEAQEDFIPDIEWWDGNILPAGNYINLPNEGIDATVVGVTALVEHPVQKHPAAEPKEAPSVPIMLTKKERKKIRTQRRREIEKEKQEKIRLGLEPPPPPKVKISNLMRVLGNEAVQDPTKVEAHVRAQMAQRQKAHEAANAARKLTPEARREKTIRKLKEDTSLGVHVAVFRVTELKNPQRKYKVDINAQQLFLTGCAVLYKDVNLVIVEGGPKAVKKFKRLMLHRIKWQDEKESDDDDDEGQQSTGRKTQPCVLVWEGTNKERNFSDWKFKLCPMQTTAREHLKKYGVEHYWDLALSESLLQNADD, encoded by the exons ATGGCAGTTAGCCGAAGAGAGCTGGAAGAACTGAAGCCATGGGTTGAAGAAACTGTGAAACGACGTCTCGGTTTTAGCGAGAAAAGCGTCGTAAACGCAGCTTTGTATTGTGTGACAAACAATTTGGACAGAAGTTCATCTCGAGAGAAGATGACCTCGCTTTTGGATGATCTAGCCCCCCAGTTTGTAACAGACTTATTTGAAAAGTTATCTGAGTTAAAGAGGAGCAAGAATTTCAACTCCGGAAAGAGCTCTCTGTCCAAAAAACGAACATTGGAGGATGTATTTGGAGATGATAATCAGGACGACCGTGGAGAGTCATCTCATCTTAAAAGTAAACGAAAACAGAGCAGGTTTGACGCATTGATGGATGATAACATTCCCTTACCACCTGCAATGCCAGAAACATCAGATAGACCCACCCCAATGAGTAGCAATCAAATTAGTGAAATGGTTGCAAGtatgaaaaaacaaatcgaaGAACGAAAGAAACAATTAAATGTGATGAGGCAGGTGCAAACAACTATTCCTACTGCACAGCCAGTTCAGCTTACTCCTCAG CCAGTTCCGAGTTTAGTACAGCAACAAGAATTGATGAACGAAGCAATAGAAAAGGCTAAACGTGCAGCTGAACTGCAGGCAAAGATCCAAGCGCAACTGGCTAACAAACCTAACCTG TTCTCTAATACCAACCTTTCAAGTGCTGGTGCAAACCTCATCAAGTCAGGATTAATTTCTTTGACTGCTGTTAAAGAAGACACCTTACATCCCAAAGCGCTGATCCTTGACCAGTCTGGTCGAACTGTTGATTCAACGGGAAGAGCAGTCCAGCTTGCAAGCAGAATGCCAACACTGAAGGCAAATATTCGTGCCAAGAAGGCAGAGCAGTTCAAGATTGAAAAGCCAACAGAGGACCTGAATGAAAGCAAATATTTTGATCCCCGAGTGGG AATCAAATCAGCACAACGAAACAAGAGGGGATTTAAATTTCATGAGAGAGGAAAGTTTCAACAAATAGCTCAAAGAATACGAGCAAAG acaCAGCTTGATAAACTTCAAAAGGAGATAGCAGCAGTTGCAAAGAAAACTGGAATTTCGTCAGCAACCAAACTTGCTTTGATCACACCTAAAGAAGCACAAGAGGATTTCATTCCAGATATTGAATGGTGGGATGGAAATATCCTTCCTGCAGGAAATTACATTAATTTGCCAAATGAAGGAATTGATGCAACTGTTGTTGGAGTGACAGCACTAGTAGAGCACCCTGTACAAAAACACCCAGCAG CTGAGCCTAAAGAAGCACCATCCGTTCCCATCatgttaacaaaaaaagaaaggaaaaagatcCGCACTCAACGTAGACGAGAAATCGAGAAAGAGAAGCAGGAGAAAATCAGACTTGGACTAGAACCACCCCCACCCCCTAAAG TTAAAATCTCTAATTTGATGAGAGTTCTTGGTAATGAAGCAGTTCAAGATCCAACCAAAGTAGAAGCTCACGTCCGAGCACAGATGGCACAAAGACAAAA GGCCCATGAAGCTGCCAATGCAGCACGAAAACTCACCCCTGAAGCCCGACGAGAGAAAACAATCCGAAAATTAAAGGAGGACACTTCACTTggtgtacatgtagctgtgtTCAGAGTCACAGAATTAAAAAACCCACAGAGAAAATATAAAGTGGATATCAATGCACAACAGCTTTTCCTGACAG GATGTGCTGTTCTCTACAAAGATGTCAATCTTGTGATAGTAGAGGGAGGTCCAAAAGCGGTAAAGAAATTCAAGCGTCTAATGTTGCATCGAATCAAATGGCAAGATGAGAAAGagtctgatgatgatgatgatgaaggaCAGCAGTCAACTGGTAGGAAGACACAGCcttgtgtccttgtgtgggAG GGAACTAacaaggaaaggaacttcagcGATTGGAAATTCAAACTCTGTCCAATGCAAACAACTGCTAGGGAACACCTTAAAAAATATGGTGTGGAACATTACTGGGATTTGGCTCTCAGTGAGTCATTGCTTCAAAATGCAGATGACTAA